A genome region from Geminicoccus roseus DSM 18922 includes the following:
- the betC gene encoding choline-sulfatase, with protein MSPDIILFQVDQLAAQWLPIYGHSLVRTPNIDRLAGEGVVFSANYCNSPLCSPSRFSMLAGALPQRIGAYDNASDFPADTPTIAHHLRLLGYRTVLSGKTHFCGPDQLHGFEKRLTTDIYPSDYGWTPDWEHPEKRPSWYHNMVNVRDAGTAFRTNQLDYDEEVIHAARRELFDVARSEDGRPLFMMVSLTHPHDPYVQRPEYVDLYPLDEIDLPVTRADDVPLDPHSARLRHVSAMDEMPITDEMIRRARRSYYASIAYVDHQLGLLLQTLEETGRLERSVILLTSDHGDMLGERGLWYKMSWFEPSARLPLLVHAPFLFGPRRVAQAVSLVDLLPTLVEIAGGTLDGSVPLDGRSLVPHLVGRGGHDEAIGVYLGEGAVAPLFMIRQGPWKFVASLPDPDQLYDLVSDPHERRNLADDPAHAGTVARFQDELLARFDPHRIREQVIASQKRRRLVDAAMRKGAWTAWDHQPVTDASSAYVRSHLVLDDIDANKRWPRISDS; from the coding sequence ATGTCGCCGGACATCATCCTGTTCCAGGTGGATCAGCTCGCCGCGCAATGGCTGCCGATCTATGGTCACAGCTTGGTCCGGACGCCGAACATCGATCGTCTTGCCGGTGAAGGCGTGGTGTTTTCGGCGAATTACTGCAACTCGCCGCTATGCTCGCCCTCAAGGTTCTCGATGCTCGCAGGAGCGTTGCCCCAGCGGATCGGAGCCTATGACAATGCCTCGGACTTCCCCGCCGACACGCCCACCATCGCCCATCATCTGCGCCTGCTGGGCTACCGCACCGTGCTCTCCGGCAAGACCCATTTCTGCGGCCCGGATCAGCTGCACGGGTTCGAGAAGCGCCTGACCACCGACATCTACCCGTCCGACTATGGCTGGACGCCGGACTGGGAGCATCCGGAGAAGCGGCCGTCTTGGTACCATAACATGGTCAATGTCCGGGACGCCGGCACCGCGTTTCGGACCAACCAGCTCGACTACGACGAGGAGGTGATCCACGCCGCGCGGCGTGAGCTGTTCGACGTGGCGCGGTCGGAGGACGGGCGGCCCCTGTTCATGATGGTCTCGCTCACCCATCCGCACGATCCCTACGTGCAGCGGCCGGAATATGTCGACCTCTACCCGCTGGACGAGATCGACCTGCCGGTGACCCGGGCCGATGACGTCCCGCTCGATCCTCACTCGGCCCGGCTGCGCCACGTTTCGGCGATGGACGAGATGCCGATCACCGACGAGATGATCCGGCGGGCGCGGCGGAGCTATTACGCCTCGATCGCCTATGTCGACCATCAGCTCGGCCTGCTCCTGCAGACGCTGGAGGAAACCGGCCGGCTGGAGCGGAGCGTGATCCTGCTGACCTCGGACCACGGCGACATGCTGGGTGAGCGCGGGCTGTGGTACAAGATGAGCTGGTTCGAGCCGTCGGCCAGGCTGCCGCTCCTGGTGCATGCGCCGTTTCTGTTCGGGCCGCGCCGGGTCGCACAGGCTGTCTCGCTGGTCGATCTCCTGCCGACGCTGGTGGAGATCGCCGGCGGAACGCTGGACGGCTCCGTGCCGTTGGACGGGCGATCGCTGGTGCCGCACCTCGTCGGACGCGGCGGCCATGACGAGGCGATCGGCGTCTATCTGGGCGAAGGCGCCGTGGCGCCCTTGTTCATGATCCGCCAGGGGCCATGGAAGTTCGTGGCCTCCTTGCCCGATCCGGACCAGCTCTACGACCTCGTCTCCGATCCGCACGAGCGCCGGAACCTGGCGGACGATCCTGCCCATGCCGGCACGGTCGCCCGGTTCCAGGACGAGCTCCTGGCCCGCTTCGACCCGCATCGGATCCGCGAGCAGGTCATCGCCAGTCAGAAGCGCCGCCGGCTGGTCGATGCTGCGATGCGAAAGGGGGCCTGGACCGCCTGGGACCATCAGCCCGTCACCGACGCCAGCTCGGCCTATGTCCGCAGCCATCTGGTGCTGGACGATATCGACGCGAACAAGCGCTGGCCGCGCATTTCGGACAGCTAG
- a CDS encoding DUF502 domain-containing protein: MHHSRQPLGARLRNWLLAGMIVTAPLLITAYVVWQVVDFFDGWMNSILPSQWNPETYLPFSLPGVGLLMAMAILVLIGWSTAGLIGRTVVRWGELLLARMPVVRSIHATLKQLFETLFAQQAKAFRDVVMVEFPTTGQWSVGFMTGEAPGALVDELEGPHVSVFVPLTPNPTSGFIIFVPRSRIKVLAITVDEAFKLILSFGIVGGGRTPPPSPAIEEPESIRTPEQV; the protein is encoded by the coding sequence ATGCATCATTCCCGCCAGCCTCTCGGTGCGCGGCTTCGGAACTGGCTTCTCGCCGGGATGATCGTCACCGCACCGCTCCTGATCACTGCCTATGTCGTGTGGCAGGTGGTGGACTTCTTCGACGGCTGGATGAATTCCATCCTTCCGTCCCAATGGAATCCGGAAACGTACCTCCCGTTCAGTCTGCCCGGGGTCGGCCTGCTGATGGCGATGGCCATCCTGGTGCTGATCGGCTGGTCGACGGCCGGGTTGATCGGCCGGACCGTGGTACGGTGGGGGGAACTGCTGCTGGCGCGGATGCCGGTGGTGCGGTCGATCCATGCTACGCTCAAGCAGCTGTTCGAGACCCTGTTTGCCCAGCAGGCCAAGGCCTTCCGCGACGTGGTGATGGTGGAATTCCCCACCACCGGCCAGTGGTCGGTCGGGTTCATGACCGGCGAGGCCCCAGGCGCCCTGGTCGACGAACTCGAGGGGCCGCATGTGTCGGTGTTCGTGCCGCTCACCCCGAACCCGACCTCGGGCTTCATCATCTTCGTGCCGCGCAGCCGGATCAAGGTGCTGGCGATCACCGTCGACGAGGCCTTCAAGCTGATCCTGTCGTTCGGCATCGTCGGGGGCGGGCGGACGCCGCCGCCGTCACCCGCCATCGAGGAGCCCGAGAGCATCCGTACGCCGGAACAGGTGTAG